TTGAATCAACAGTTGGGCATTCTTGCGTCCCTTGTCGATAGTCAGGGCGGTAATCGGGTCCATATCACTGCTGAACTTGGAGAAAGCTTCCAGTTCGCGATATTGCGCCTGGTCCATCTTCAATGTTCCGGCAACCTTCTTCATCGCCTTGATTTGCGCGTTACCACCTACACGGGATACAGAGATACCGACGTTGATGGCGGGACGTACACCTTGGTTAAACAAGTCAGTTTCGAGGAATATCTGTCCATCAGTGATAGAAATCACATTCGTAGGGATATAGGCCGAGACGTCACCTGCCTGCGTTTCAATGATAGGCAATGCGGTGAGAGAACCACCACCTTTGACAATGTCTTTCAAGCTGTCCGGCAAGTCGTTCATTTCGCGTGCCACTTCTTCCTGGCTGATAATCTTTGCCGCACGTTCCAACAGACGGGAGTGCAGGTAGAAAATATCACCCGGGTATGCTTCACGTCCCGACGGACGACGAAGAATCAAAGAAACTTCACGATAAGCTACCGCTTGCTTGGAAAGGTCATCATAGACAACCAGCGCATGACGACCGGTATCACGGAAATACTCACCAATGGCAGCACCCGCAAACGGTGCATAATACTGCAATGCAGCCGGGTCACCGGCGGTGGCGGCAACTACAATCGTGTAATCCAACGCACCGTACTCACGAAGCGTATTCACGATAGAAGCAACGGTAGAACCTTTCTGACCGATAGCCACATAGATACAATATACAGGGTCACCTGCCAGGAAGTTATTACGCTGGTTGATAATCGTGTCAATCGCGATAGAGGTCTTTCCTGTCTGACGGTCACCAATAATCAACTCACGCTGTCCGCGGCCGATAGGAATCATGGCATCAACAGCCTTCAATCCGGTCTGCAACGGCTGGTTTACCGGCTGACGAAAGATAACTCCCGGAGCTTTCCGCTCCAATGGCATATCATACAGGTCACCGCCAATCAGTCCTTTACCGTCGAGCGGTTCGCCCAGCGGGTCGATGACACGTCCCAACATCCCCTCTCCCACACGGATAGAGGCGATACGCCTGGTACGCTTCACGATGAATCCCTCTTTAATTCTGTCCGTCGGCCCCAGTAGCACAGCCCCCACGTTGTCCTCTTCGAGGTTCATCACGATTGCTTTGATACCATTGTCGAACTCAAGCAGTTCATTCGCTTCGGCATTCCGCAGTCCATAGATACGGACAACGCCGTCGCTCACCTGGAGCACCGTACCGATTTCGTCAAGTTGCACATTGGCGTTGATTCCTTCGAGCTGCTTGCGCAATATATCCGATACTTCGCTTACTCTTATATTTTCAGACATTATACAATTCTCCTATTCTTATCAATAAATTGTTGTTTCACTCGCTTCAACTGCGTGGCAACGCTTGCATCCAGGCGGTAGTCGTTGATATCGAAGACAAATCCACCTTCGATAGACGGGTCTACCACTGTCTCCAGTTCCATTTGGGCGTGCAGGATATGCGCAGCTGCGGAACGAATCCGGTTTTCCGTCTCCTTATCGACAGGCACGGCCGTAATCAGCCTGCCGGTGCCGATGTGTTTCAGTTTCCGGTAAAGGTCCATATACATCAGGCTGATAAATTGCAGATAGCCCTCACGCCTGTTTCTCAATACCAAAGTGATGAAACGGACAAACTCCCTCGTTGACTTACCGTCACCATCGGCAGCGGTACAGACCAGCGCCAATTTTTCCTTCGTCGTGACGACAGGGTTTTCAAGCGTTTCACGCAACCCGGGCTGGGCACGGAAGCAATAGGCCAGAGTCATAAACTCCTGGTATATCCTGTCCTCCAAACCTTTTTCCTGCGCGTATTCAATCATCGCTTTTGCGTAACGCATTGAGAGTATTCCGACTTCCATCTTCCTTAGTTCTTATTCGGGGTTAATACTTCATCCAGCATCCGGTCAATCATGCCCATCTGTGCATCTTTGTCCGCAAGATTCTTGCGGAGCACCTTCTCAGCGATGTCAACCGAAAGAACAGCTACCTGGCGACGGATATCGCGGATAGCTTCGTCCTTTTCAATCTGAATCTGTTGTTTCACCGCATCCAGTTCCTTTTGTGCGGCTATCTCGGCTTGTTTGCGGGCCTCGTGAACAATCTTGTCACGTTCTTCCATTGCTTCCCTCAAGATGCGTCCCTGTTCTTTGTTGGCGGCAGCCACCAACGCGTCGCCTTCTTCTTTCAGCTTAGACAACTGGGCGTTGGCTTCCCTCGCCACCTCCAAAGACTGGTCGATATAGGTCTTACGGCCTTCCACCATCTTGATGATGACGGGGAAGCCGTATTTTGCCAATATCACGAACACAATCCCGAATGAGAGGAACATCCAGAACAACAGGCCACTATCAGGTAATAGTAATGACATAGGCTTAAAGGAAGAATACCAACAGACAAACTACTACCGCCAACAATGCCACACCTTCAATCAAGGCGGCCGCGATAATCATATTCATACGGATATCACCTGATGCTTCCGGTTGGCGTGCAATAGCTTCCATAGCCGAACCACCAATTTTACCAATACCCAAACCAGCTCCGATTACTGCAAGACCTGCACCGATAGCTGCACCTAATTTACTTACTCCTACTGCTGCTGCAGTGGCTTGTAACAATACTGATAGGATCATAATTTTCAGTTTTAAAATGGTTTATATTTTCTCTCGTTTATTATTTATTTCTCTTCTGCTTTAACCTTGGCTCCTTCCTGTGCCAGTCCGATAAACACTGCCGACAACATGGTAAATACGTAAGCCTGGATGAAAGCAACCAACAGTTCAAGCGCATTCATAAAGATGTTGAACAATACGGAAGCCACTGTCAGCGTGCCGTTCAATGCAGGCCCCATGCTTGCCGAGATGAATATCAGACAAGTGAGCACCAGCATCGCCATGTGTCCCGCCAGCATATTGGCGAAAAGACGAATCATCAAGGCAAACGGTTTCGTAAAGATTCCGAAGAACTCGATGAACGGCATCATCGGCACCGGCACTTTCAGCCACCAAGGCACATCCGGCCAAAAGATATCTTTCCAATAATGCTTCGTTCCGAAGATATTCACTGCCAGGAACGTACATATTGCAAGTACCATGGTAATAGCGATATTTCCCGTCACGTTCGCACCTCCGGGGAAGAGCGGAATCAATCCCATCATATTATTGATAAAGATAAAGAAGAACGCTGTCAGCAGATACGGGGCAAACTTCCGGTAATTCGGGCCGACGCAACTCTTGATAATGTCGTCGTTCACCATCATGATGAACATCTCCATAAATCCGATAAATCCACCCGGCGCTTTGGCTCCTTGCGGACGTTTCCTGTACCAGTGTGCCACGCTCAATACGATAACCAGCAGCAATACGCTGTTGAACAGCAGAGCGAATGTCACTTTCGTAATAGAAATATCCCAGGGGCGAACCTGCTCGCCTGCCGCGTTGTATTCCACCAATTTGCCTTCGTACTTACTTCCTGCGGGAGCGATGGAGAGTCCTTCATACGTACCACCATTCTCTTCGAGGCGGGAAGAAAGGAACACATGCCAACCTGTACTACCACTATAAACGATGATAGGTAATGGTATAATAATCTGCGTCTTACCCCACGTTGTAATGTGCCATTCGTATGAGTCGCCGATATGCCCGAACACGATTTCTTTCACATCCACCGTGTTCTCCTTTTCTTCTTTCAGAGTAATCCCGTCCTGCGTTTGAGAAGTCGCGTCCCCCACCTGTTCCTGTGCAAGAACCGGCAAGCCGACCGCCATCATTAGGCAGAACAAAACCAACGGAGCTACTATGTTATGCAACTGTTTCATTTTTCTTCTTATTTTTCTTCTTCAGTTTCCGGTTCACTTCAAAAGAGAAGAAGAACCAGGTTTCGAATATCAGATATATCAAATAGAACGAGATAAACGTAAGCAGAAACGCTTTGGCTTCTTCGCGTACGGCAAGGCAATAAATCAAGACCAGGATAATAGAAAGAATCATCTTTACCATCTTTATCGCCAAGTACAACAGTAACATTCTCTGCGGAGCGTGTAGCCGGCACGCATCGAACATATAGATACTAAACAAACCGAATAAATAGAAATAAACCGGAATGAACGGATACCCTCCGAAATAATGCCCGGGCAGAGCAAAGTGTAAAATGACTGCCCCAATTGCCGCGCTTAAGATTGCAAATAAAGTATGCAAACCGATAAAGTTCCGTTTCGTTTTACTAATGTTCACCATGTCACTGTGTCTTTCTTCTGTACTTATTTAATCTCGTCTTTTTCAATTCTGTGTGATGTCTTTCTCCATGCGGAGAGGTTTCTGTGAAAAGTTCCCGTTTCCGTCAGGAAATACAAGCAGAAACCGTCCCGTCACTCATTTCGACAAAACCACCCTGAATATCCATTGTATGCTCCTCTCCTTCCAGTGTCGTGTAACTCAGCGTACCCGCTTTCAATGACGAGACGATGGGCGCATGCCCCGGAAGAATGGAGAACGACCCGATTGTGCCCGGCAATGTGACAATCTTCACATCTCCGTCGAATATGCTCTTCTCGGGCGATACTATACTCAAATGCAGTTCTTTCATCACTCTATGTTTTTATTTCTTTGCCTGTTCCAGCAGTTTCTTACCTTTCTCTATCGCTTCCTCGATGGTTCCGACATTCAGGAAAGCTTGTTCGGGAAGATAATCCACTTCACCATCCAAAATCATCTTGAATCCCTTAATCGTATCTTCGATAGTCACCATCACGCCCGGCACGCCTGTAAACTGTTCGGCTACAGCAAACGGTTGTGAAAGGAAACGCTGCACACGGCGGGCGCGGTTCACTACCATCTTGTCCTCTTCCGAAAGTTCCTCCATGCCGAGGATAGAGATAATATCCTGCAATTCCTTGTTGCGTTGCAGAATCTGTTTCACCCGCTGCGCTATGTCATAATGTTCCTGACCTACAATGTGCGGGTCGAGGATACGGGAAGTAGAAGCCAACGGGTCTACAGCCGGATAGATACCCAGCTCCGTAATCTTACGGTCGAGCACGGTAGTTGCGTCCAAGTGGCTGAAAGTCGTTGCGGGAGCCGGGTCTGTCAAGTCGTCGGCAGGCACATACACAGCCTGCACAGAGGTGATAGAACCTTTGTGGGTAGACGTGATACGTTCCTGCATCGCACCCATTTCCGTAGCCAGTGTCGGTTGGTAACCAACGGCGGAAGGCATACGTCCCAAAAGGGCAGATACTTCCGAACCGGCTTGCGTGAAACGGAAAATATTATCAATGAAGAACAGGATATCGCGTTTCTCGCCCTCGCTTCCGGCATCACGGAAAGATTCCGCTACCGTCAGTCCGGACAATGCTACGGAAGCACGTGCTCCCGGCGGTTCGTTCATCTGACCGAATATCAGTGATACCTGCGATTTCTCCAGTTCGTTATAATCTACTTTTGAGAGGTCCCAGTGACCTTTCTCCATTCCTTCCTTGAATGCTTCACCGTAGCGGATAACGCCCGATTCAATCATTTCGCGCAGCAAGTCGTTACCTTCACGGGTACGCTCACCTACTCCGGCGAATACAGAAAATCCGTTATGCTTCTTGGCGATATTGTTGATAAGTTCCTGAATCAATACAGTCTTCCCTACACCGGCACCACCGAACAAACCGATTTTACCACCTTTGGCATACGGTTCGAGCAGGTCGATAACCTTGATACCTGTGAAGAGCACTTCCTGCACAGTTGTCAAATCTTCAAATTTAGGGGGATCGCGGTGGATGGAATACGCACCTTTGCGGTCGAGGTCTTTCATACCGTCGATAGAATCACCGACCACATTCATCAACCGGCCTTTAATCTGTTCGCCGATTGGCATTGTAATCGGGCCTCCGGTGGGATACACCTTCATGCCTCGCTGAAGTCCGTCGGTACTGTCCATTGCTACGGTACGCACCGTATTCTCACCGATATGTTGCTGAACTTCCACAACCAGTATTTTGCCGTTTGGCCTTTTTATCTCCAGTGCATCATGGATACTTGGCAGTATCAGTTCTGCATCCGTACCTTCAAAGTACACATCGACCACAGGGCCGATAACCTGCGAGATATGTCCGATAATCTGTGACATAAGCAATCTTTATTTATATTATTCTTTCTCTATTCCTATTGAAAATAATAGTATGACAAGGAACGTTTCGCGTTTTACCTGTTTCACTATTATAATAAACAGCTAAGTTCAGCTTTTGTTCATCTATTTTCTATTTCTAATAAACTATCATCAAAAGAAATAGTTAAATAAACAACGGTGCAAATGTAGAAACAAATACGTGAGATTGTTCATCCTTTTTCATTATTTGTTGTTCGATAACACTTGTTAGACCAATAACAACTACAAAAGTACCAAAATAGGAATATTTCAATTACAATTACACAGCAAAATGCATTCTTCGCTGATAAATTAATAATAAACTTGATTTCACCGTAAAGTTTTCCATATACATATTTAAAATCAACGGATTATCGGAGAGATAAAATAGTGGCAAAGACAACTAGTTTTGTGTCCGAACACAATAATATTCGAATACAATATGTTTATCCTTATCCATAGTTTCCTTAACGAAGATTAAAACTCAAAATTTTCGAAACAAACGGAAATCAGCTTCTGTTGTCTTCCGAAAACAAAGCAAGCCTATGAAACGAATGTTGTCACTGCTACTATCCGCCATCGGATTCTGGCAAATTCTAACGGCTCAGAATGTAGCTATCAAAACGAATACGCTCTACTGGCTGACCACAACTCCAACTCTTGGAGCTGAATTTTCCCTGAGTAGCAAGACAACCTTCGAAGTTGTAGGTGCTTACAATCCCTGGACGTTCAAGGATGACAAGAAAATGCATTTCTGGCTGGTACAGCCGGAATTCAAGTATTGGACCTGCGAAAAGTTCAACGGACACTTCATCGGAGTGCACCTTCACGGTGCACAGTACTATGGCGGATTCAGTTCCAAAAGATATGACGGTTACCTTGCAGGCGGCGGTTTCACCTATGGATATGACTGGATTCTGTCTCCCCACTGGAACCTGGAAGCAGCCATCGGTATCGGATATGCCCATCTGTGGTATAAAGAGAGCCCGCGAGTGCCCTGCGAGAAATGTTACGAGCGGAAACACAAGAACTATTTTGGTCCTACCAAGATAGCCATATCCCTGACCTATTTTATCTTCTAACCTCATCCGTACCGACATGAAAGCCGATATTCCCCTATACGGATTACGTATCCGTAAGTTTGCCAAAAGAAGCATCCAGTGCCTTCTCATTGCCACTTTTCCGCTGTTGTCTTCCTGCATCAGAGACGACCTGAAACCTTGCCCGCCCCTGCAAGTGGAACTCTCCGTGAAGGATAAGAACTATTTCAATATCAACAATGTGCCGTTGGAGACACGCAAGAGCGAATCCCTCGCCTTCCGTGCCTACGTCCCCACCCTCTACTATACGCTCCGCGATGCGGCAACCGGCGACATCGTAGAAGAACAGGGAGTCTTCAACGTGACTGACAATGCCCCCACACATGCTGTAACTTTCTGCGAGTGCCTGCCGTTCGGCAAATACGTGCTGACCGTATGGGGCGGATTGACGGACAACTCACAGTTGACGGACAATTCACTTGCCAGCATCCTGCACGCCAGTCAGGTAGAGGCAAAAGATATTTACCTGGCACATGACACACTGGTATATGACGACCAGCATGTCCACTACTCCTTTGACCTTCAACGCACCACGGGAAAGCTGTTGGTTCAAATCGTCGACCTGCCCGCCACCGTACTCTATGAAGACAACAGCATCGGACAGATATACGAACGAGTGAACCACAAGTTCGAATACAGCAATCCAATCACCGTGCGCAAGCAAGACGCCTGGAATACAGCTCCGGATGTTGTGCTGTACACTATTTTGGCTCCTTCGATAGGAGAATTACAATCTCCCGTCCATATCAACCTATACGATAAAGCAGAGCGGACAGCTCCCATCCTTACCCCAAAAGATGTGAACGTCACCCTGAAACGCAATGAACTGACTACCCTGAAATACGTCTACGATGACGAGAAAAGGGACTTCAACATCTTCCTGTTGATAGATGATGCCTGGGAAATCATCTACAACTTGGATATAGACTAATCTTGTTTTTTTCACATATTGTTTAATTCTAAAACTTAACTCAAATGAAAAAGTATTTATTTTTGTCCGCTGTCGGCGCGATGATGCTGGCAGCTTGTAGCAATGATGACACAGTGCCTGTCGAAGGTGCCGACGCAACTCAACCCGGTTCTGAACTTACCCTGACGCTCAATAGTGGCGGCGACGGGCTGGGTACTCGTGCCAATCGTCCAGTGAACAGTTCCGAAGCAGCCAACAATGTAACCGCTATCAAACTGTACATTTACAATGCATCAGGAACAGACGTTACCGCTGCCGCATTGACAGCAGGTACACTGAACCCTATCACTTGGACAGCAGGTCCGTCAAGTCCCGCCGCTCCCGGTGACAACCCCAGTCCGGCTCATAAAGCGAGCCAAACCATCAAACTGAATAAACTGGCATCTGACGGGGTATATACTGTAGTGGCTTATGGTTATAATCTGGTGACCGACTATACCATCAGTGGTGGCGGTACTGCCAACGATGCGTTCACAGCTACCCTTCCGGGAGCTACCAACGAGTCCGAACTCTTTGCCGGAAAGAGCACTTTTACCGTAGTGAATGGTAACATACAATCAGGAACCACCAGCGAAGTCGAACTACGTCGCCATGTAGCCGGTTTGCTGGGGTACTTCAAGAATGTACCTATATTGTACACCAACCCTTCTACCAACCTTCCCGACATTGTAGCATTCGTTCGCGTATATGCATCTTCTCATGCGTCAGCATTCACTTTCCCGAGTGCATTGCCGGTGAATGGAACAGGAAACAATACTAAGACCAAAGTGCTGGAATTCAACCTTGCTACGTTGATATCTGATTTCGTATCTCAAACTACGGCTATCGGACTAGATTTGACCAAAACATTTAATATTCCTGCCAAAACCGGCCTGACTGCTACCGTGCCCAACAGTATCCTTAGTGGTAAGTTCCTCATTCCGTTTTCCAAAGTGGCAAGTACAACGACCTTTACCATACAACTGGAAAACGCAACCGGAACAGTCCTGAAATCTTGGGATGTAATCAATAATGGTCTTTCAGGAGATAAAGTATTCGACGTTCAGCGCAACTACTTCTACTCTATCGGTCAGAAATACGTAGCCGGTTCTACTGACGGCGGTACAAGTGACCCCGGAGATGCCGACCAACCTATCGACCTGTCCAAAGAAACCGTTATCACCATCACCATCAACGATGCTTGGGATACGATTTATAACCTTGGTATAGAATAATCTTTTTTTAGTAAGCGGGTGTGCCGGAACAGATTTTAGCCACAGAATCCCTGCACATCCTCTTCACTTTTTACCCCTGTTACTAAAAAAACTCTTCCTGCAATGAAAACAAAACATATCTTTCTAAGCTGCGCCTTCTTCCTCTGCCTTTTCGCGTGTCAGGACGAAGAAATCATACCCGCTCCCGCAGATATACCTCCGTCGAGAGCCATAGCAGCCACTTCCGGCTCAACATCCGTCCTCACATCCGCCGATGGTGGAAAGACATGGACAGCCAGCCGAAGGGTTCCTCTAGTGGGTGAAGGACGTATCGTAGACGATATGTCGAACGCTTTGATAGAAGTACTCAACGCCAATCAGGGTATCGCCAACATGCTTGATACCGACCTCACCAACTCCGCCTCATTCAGTGGCGTGGCAACCGCCAATCTGATAGGCAACCAGATAGCGTCCGTGCGTGACGTCAACCGCACCTATGCCGGCGGGCAAGCTGCCGGATTTGTCTATTTACTGGATAACTCCTCTCTGCTCACACTTGATGTGCTGAAAGGTTTCTACCTGAAAACTTACCTCAAAGGCGTGGAACAAGAAATGAAAGGCAGCGACTCACAAGTAGTGGAAACTTTACAACTCAACCTTATCGGCGCAGCCAACAATGGCGGTCAGCAAGCTCTTTCCATCACCACCTCGCTCACCAAACCCTTTGATGAAATAAAAATAGGTATGTATGGCATTTCTGCCACCGTACTGAATGCTTTGAAACTATATTACGCCTTTGTAGGCGACAACCCCATACAGCCTGCCGTAACCGGAAACGCTTATTATACAAACGGTGTGGCAGTGCATGCCAATTCCGGTCTTGATTTCAGTTGGACTACCGTCCCCAGCAGTGGG
The DNA window shown above is from Bacteroides faecium and carries:
- the atpD gene encoding F0F1 ATP synthase subunit beta, whose translation is MSQIIGHISQVIGPVVDVYFEGTDAELILPSIHDALEIKRPNGKILVVEVQQHIGENTVRTVAMDSTDGLQRGMKVYPTGGPITMPIGEQIKGRLMNVVGDSIDGMKDLDRKGAYSIHRDPPKFEDLTTVQEVLFTGIKVIDLLEPYAKGGKIGLFGGAGVGKTVLIQELINNIAKKHNGFSVFAGVGERTREGNDLLREMIESGVIRYGEAFKEGMEKGHWDLSKVDYNELEKSQVSLIFGQMNEPPGARASVALSGLTVAESFRDAGSEGEKRDILFFIDNIFRFTQAGSEVSALLGRMPSAVGYQPTLATEMGAMQERITSTHKGSITSVQAVYVPADDLTDPAPATTFSHLDATTVLDRKITELGIYPAVDPLASTSRILDPHIVGQEHYDIAQRVKQILQRNKELQDIISILGMEELSEEDKMVVNRARRVQRFLSQPFAVAEQFTGVPGVMVTIEDTIKGFKMILDGEVDYLPEQAFLNVGTIEEAIEKGKKLLEQAKK
- a CDS encoding F0F1 ATP synthase subunit delta, which translates into the protein MEVGILSMRYAKAMIEYAQEKGLEDRIYQEFMTLAYCFRAQPGLRETLENPVVTTKEKLALVCTAADGDGKSTREFVRFITLVLRNRREGYLQFISLMYMDLYRKLKHIGTGRLITAVPVDKETENRIRSAAAHILHAQMELETVVDPSIEGGFVFDINDYRLDASVATQLKRVKQQFIDKNRRIV
- the atpE gene encoding ATP synthase F0 subunit C, whose translation is MILSVLLQATAAAVGVSKLGAAIGAGLAVIGAGLGIGKIGGSAMEAIARQPEASGDIRMNMIIAAALIEGVALLAVVVCLLVFFL
- the atpA gene encoding F0F1 ATP synthase subunit alpha yields the protein MSENIRVSEVSDILRKQLEGINANVQLDEIGTVLQVSDGVVRIYGLRNAEANELLEFDNGIKAIVMNLEEDNVGAVLLGPTDRIKEGFIVKRTRRIASIRVGEGMLGRVIDPLGEPLDGKGLIGGDLYDMPLERKAPGVIFRQPVNQPLQTGLKAVDAMIPIGRGQRELIIGDRQTGKTSIAIDTIINQRNNFLAGDPVYCIYVAIGQKGSTVASIVNTLREYGALDYTIVVAATAGDPAALQYYAPFAGAAIGEYFRDTGRHALVVYDDLSKQAVAYREVSLILRRPSGREAYPGDIFYLHSRLLERAAKIISQEEVAREMNDLPDSLKDIVKGGGSLTALPIIETQAGDVSAYIPTNVISITDGQIFLETDLFNQGVRPAINVGISVSRVGGNAQIKAMKKVAGTLKMDQAQYRELEAFSKFSSDMDPITALTIDKGRKNAQLLIQPQYSPMPVEQQIAILYCGTHGLLRNVPLDKVQDFERSFIESLQLNHQQDVLDVLKTGVIDDSVTNAIEETAAMVAKQYL
- the atpF gene encoding F0F1 ATP synthase subunit B — protein: MSLLLPDSGLLFWMFLSFGIVFVILAKYGFPVIIKMVEGRKTYIDQSLEVAREANAQLSKLKEEGDALVAAANKEQGRILREAMEERDKIVHEARKQAEIAAQKELDAVKQQIQIEKDEAIRDIRRQVAVLSVDIAEKVLRKNLADKDAQMGMIDRMLDEVLTPNKN
- a CDS encoding DUF3575 domain-containing protein produces the protein MKRMLSLLLSAIGFWQILTAQNVAIKTNTLYWLTTTPTLGAEFSLSSKTTFEVVGAYNPWTFKDDKKMHFWLVQPEFKYWTCEKFNGHFIGVHLHGAQYYGGFSSKRYDGYLAGGGFTYGYDWILSPHWNLEAAIGIGYAHLWYKESPRVPCEKCYERKHKNYFGPTKIAISLTYFIF
- the atpB gene encoding F0F1 ATP synthase subunit A — protein: MKQLHNIVAPLVLFCLMMAVGLPVLAQEQVGDATSQTQDGITLKEEKENTVDVKEIVFGHIGDSYEWHITTWGKTQIIIPLPIIVYSGSTGWHVFLSSRLEENGGTYEGLSIAPAGSKYEGKLVEYNAAGEQVRPWDISITKVTFALLFNSVLLLVIVLSVAHWYRKRPQGAKAPGGFIGFMEMFIMMVNDDIIKSCVGPNYRKFAPYLLTAFFFIFINNMMGLIPLFPGGANVTGNIAITMVLAICTFLAVNIFGTKHYWKDIFWPDVPWWLKVPVPMMPFIEFFGIFTKPFALMIRLFANMLAGHMAMLVLTCLIFISASMGPALNGTLTVASVLFNIFMNALELLVAFIQAYVFTMLSAVFIGLAQEGAKVKAEEK
- the atpC gene encoding ATP synthase F1 subunit epsilon — protein: MKELHLSIVSPEKSIFDGDVKIVTLPGTIGSFSILPGHAPIVSSLKAGTLSYTTLEGEEHTMDIQGGFVEMSDGTVSACIS